DNA from Bacillota bacterium:
TTCGCCGCCTACATTTTCCTTTTTGCGGTGTATACGGAGAAGCGCCGCTGTTTCTTCGGCTTCTTTCTGCCCACCGGCCATACAAACGGCCACGCAGGTGTTACAGCCCAAAACGAGGACGCGCTTATAGGGGGCAGCCATTGCCGCAATTTCTTCTAGCGGCTTGCGCTCAGCGATTATCATATACTCACCATCCCTTCAGTCAAATATGCTTTATATTTTATCACAGTTCTAGTTTTAGCGATTGCGGTTCTTGAATACATCGATATATGAATCACAGTATATATCCATGTTCAGAATGATCCTGGCCGATGCGATTGCTGCCATCAACTCATCGTCATTGGCGTCGACAATACCGGCATCGAGCCCGTTAGCCATGGCCATTACAGCGAAAGTCCGGTTGATCAGTTCGCGATTCTTGGTTCCCTGGGAAACATTGCTCAGGCCGACAACAGTCATCGGCGCCGGGTCTGAAATGAACTTGATTTCCCTCAGGGTTCTTAATACCTCACGACCGTGATCCTGGGCAACATTACAGGGGAGGACCAGGGGGTCGATGTAAAGCCTGTCCGGTGAAATACCGAAAGCATCTGCAGTGGCAACCAGTTCGGCTGCCAGGGCAATCCTGCTGTCGGCATCTTTCGGAATTCCTTCCTCGTTCATGGCCAGGCCGACAACTTCCGAGTTGTATTCGGCTGCCATGGTAAAAACTCGCTCCATCTTAGCCATTTCAGCTGGAACAGAGTTGATCATGGCCGGCTGCTTGCAGAGCTTCAGGCCTTCTTCAATGGCATCATACTTGGTTGAATCGAGACATAGCGGCAGGCTGCTTGCTTCCTGGGTTACTTCAACAAGCCACTTCATCGCTCCAACAGCGTCGGGGGAGCTGGGGCCAACGTTAAGATCCAGGTAATGCGCACCGTTTTCTTCCTGCTTGCGAGCCCATTCCTGAACTGGAGCGGGGTCACGGTCTTTTATTGCCTGGGCAATATCTTTGAACATACCGTTAATACGTTCGCCGATAATTATCATTTAGGCGCCTCCTTTATTATTAAGCTGCTGCACCGGTAAGGAGGAATTTCCCCCTCACCCTTACCCTCTCCGACGGTGGAAAGGGAATAGATCAAATCAATAGCTGTTATCTTTCATCAGGTCATCAATGTTTGCTTTGATAATCTTCAAAGCTTCCGGATGACGCATAACCATAATGTCGATTCCGGACTGCAGGTAGGCCATTGCGGTGGTTGCTTCCCAGAGGATACCGCGTTCTTCCTGCTCACCCCAACCGGGCTCATCTTCTGCAGTTGTATTTGCTTCCTTGGCGCGCCAGGATTCAAGTCCCACGTTTCCGATCATCGGCATGGCAAGCATCTTATCGCCCTGGAGAGCGCCATTGCGGGCTCTTTCCATTATGGAATATGAGTACTCGATACCGTAACCAAGAGCAGCAATGGTCGGGTCGATGATGATCCGGTTAGCCATGGCGGTGCTCATCTCGGCGATCAGAATGTTTAGCTGTTTGCAGATGTTGATATCAATCGGGGACTGGGCAATGATGTTGTGCTGGTTGGCCATGCAGGCGCTGGTAACTGCTTTATAGTTTTCAAGTTCAGCCACGCCGAGCAGGAGATTTTCTCCAGCAGCGGCTTCGGCGATGGGAGCATACAGGGTATTATCTTTTTCAGGTTTGCCGCAGCCGACAACGATAAGAGGAACACCGACTGCCTCGAGAACTTTCTTGACGCTGGCAACGCAATCTTCTGCCGAGGCATCTTTTATATCGGGGTCTGCGCCTTTCAGGCGGATCTGGATCAGGTCAGCGCCGAATTCTTCGACACATTTCTTGGCCCAGGCGCCCGGATCGTTCCAGACATCTCCGTAAAATTTTTCGAAAAGGGGATCCCATTCTTCGGGAGCCGTATCCCAAACTTCAAGCGCTAATACCGGACGGTTAGGTATTTCCCCTTCAAAGTGAAGGTAGGGAAGCGCCGATTCACCACCGACAGTTATTGTATGGCTGCGGGTTCCACCCTGGTCTTTGGTAGCCCCGAGGACAACCTCGCCTACTGTACTTCTGTATTTTTCCTTAAGGATTTCTACAGCCATTTATATACTCCTTTCGTTAGGTATTTCTTACATTCCATTTCATTTCTAGGCAAAGTTTTCTTTGGAAAACTTGGTAATTCCCGAAGCTTCACGCGGGCCGACAATAACTTCCCAGCCCGATTCTTCTTCAAGAGCTCCTTTAAGGACAGCCACGTGTCCGGGAAGGACAAGCTTGCGGTGATTGACTTTATCTTCCACTCCCGACTTCTTGATCGCTTCGGAAATTGTTTCGGCAGAAAACTTATTATCCGCATAGGCGGTCAAAACAGAAACACCGCCGGTATCTACCGAAAGGATTCTGCTTGGAATACGGGAACTTTCTACCTCACCCTCGACAATAAAGTATGTAAGCGAGAAGTTGGTGGTTACATAGACCGGGGAATTTTCATTTGCATCACCGATATCGTACAGTTTTGCCTCAACGGCAATCGGTTTCTGCGGGTCTGTGTAGAGGTTCTGGCGCCATGAGAGAAGCGGCAGCAACTGCTGTTTCTCGGCAGCCTTCATAACCACAACATCGGCATATTTACTTAAATATACCCCGGCCTGAATAACTTCTTCCCGGGGGTCTTCTTTCGAGGTGAAAGCAATAGCCGGGTAACCGAAGGGACGGAATTTTTTGCGGACAGCCAGGCGGCGGAACTGGGTTAAATCAGCCAAAACCTTGCTGGTTTCCCTTGCCCCGCTGTCTATGACCAGCTCCTTGTAATCAAGGGCAACAACCTTCTCGACCAGCTCTGCTGTTTCATTTAAGTCTTTCCCACGGACAACCAGGGGGCAGCCCTTGCTCTTGGCCAGCTCCGTCATCTTTTCATAGTTGTCTGCTGTTGCCGCACAAACCAGGGGTTTGCGATCGGCTACCACAGCGAGCCCTGCCTCCATGACAGCCGGGTCGTCGGCAATTAGAATCATTACTTCTTGTGTCTTTCCGGCAACTGTTTCAACAGCTGCTTTAAACTTACCGGCATCGCCGGAATCGCACTTGACGGCAACCATGTCGGTTGTGTAGTCCATTCCGACCCGGTGGAATTTAAGCCCGTCGAATTTTTCCGCTTTGGCCGCCACATCCTCGGTATCGCTGATCATCACAGCAACCCCCGTCGGATGGAAGAAGCGCTTGTCATGACGGAATATTTCAGTCTCTTCGCCAAGTTCTACTACATGATCTCCGGTGCCGACCTTGACCAGCTTGATTGGCGGCGCGGAGGCGGAGTCGAGCGCCTGCTTGGCCTCATCGGTGACATGCGGACAGGCATCAAGTGAAGCTTTTCCTGATGCCAGGGCCATGGCGAAAGCCAGGCAGGTCGGGGAACCGCAGTCTTTACAGTTTGTTTTGGGTAGGTGTTTGTAGATTTCTAAACCGGTTAAACCCATTCACTATCTACTCCTTTCAAGAGGTAGTCTTTATATCAGGAAAAGGCTTCGGTATCATCGTCGCCTCCACCAAAGCTTTGGATCCTCATCTATTACATTAACGGGTCCATGGTCAGAGCCGGATGACCCTTTTCTTCAAGGAAGGGCAGGATCTCATCCGCAGTAACTCCGACTGTTTCATCGGCAATCTTCTCCACAAAGTCGGCACCGAGGCCGGCTTCTTCCGCCCTTTCACGCAGGGCATCGCCGAGAGAATCCTTCAGTTCTTTGGGCATCCAGACCAGGCGGCCCAGACCACCGTCAGCGCTGATGAATTTCTTACTCAAAACATATGCACGGCCGTGACCCATGAAGCCCGGGGTCTGAACCCCACCACCGCAGGAACCGGCCAGGGTTGAGAAGGTCATCCCGATCGGGGTATCCCCGCCATATTCCCGGGTAGTAATCATGACCCCGTTTGCTTCCGGTAAAATAGCCATGATGCACTCGAAACAGCCGCAGGATGTCATTGGATCATTCATGAAGCTGTACATTGAGCACCTTTCTATCGTGCGGTTGGTATTATTGTAAACATACTCGTTAATAGAATCCCAGATTCCGTTCGTCTCATCGACCAGGCCTTCCTTCTTGATCGGACGGTTCGGTCCGGTCGGGTCAATTTCGTAAGCAGCTTTACCGTCAAGCCAGCTGACTGCGCCGCAGAGCCCGAGCCGTTCCGGGGTAACCACACAGCAGTGGTTGGGGGCAAAGGACTGGCAGAGAATGCAGGAGTAGAACTCCTCGACCGATTCGTCTGTAAGGCCTTTAAGACGTTCATCGCGGGCAGCGTAAAAGGTGCGGGCATGAGCCAGGCCTTCCTCAACCTTTTCAGCATCGGTAATCAGAGTTACCTGAACGCGGTCAACGATAGAGGGGAATTCATCCTTGAACTTAGCTACAAGAAGTTCGCCAAAGTGGTGGATCTTGAAACCCTTGGCAGCGGCATCCTTGCTGATTCTCATCCAGATCGTGTCGCGTTGGGCCATGTGCCAGATACCTTCTCCATAATTGATCAGGTAGTGAATACGTCGTTCGAGAACGCCTTCGAAGTCTTCCTGCATTTTACGGCCGAAGATCTTGACCATGATACCCAGCGGCAGGGAGCCGCCTTCCGGAGCCTCGTCAATTTCCGGGCCGATAACCTCAATTTTGCCATCTTCGATATCGTCCTCGCCAACCATTTCAACCAGCTCGAAGGCTGTTGTCCGGCCGCCGCCGAACTCAATTCGCATGTCGCCTTTTCTGATTACTTCACCTTCGAAAGCAGGGCCAACAGTAATCGGAACAGGGATGTCGAGGATCTTAAGCTTGATCCCGCGGATTTCCATGGCAACCTGAACGAGATCGTCGTAGTTGGGATTCGATACGTACCAGTTCGGGATCTGCTCATCTTCGGGAAGCTCCTGGTCTGTAATAACCGGGAAGCCGAGGAAGATGGCTGCAAAGTGAGCGGCAACCTGAACTTCGTCGATTTCACCAAGCTGGAGAACAAAGGCCCGGACACGGCGTCTCTGGTAGTCGCGGGTATTCTGGCGTTCTCCGGGAGGAATACCGCCAAAAGCAATACCTGCACGCAGGGCGTAGTTAACAGCGTGGATAATCTGGGTAAAGTTACCGACCGGGAAGGCGATAAAGTCTATCCCCAGTTTACAGCCGGCTTCGATAGCCTGCTCGATAACCTGGTTGCAGAGGAAGATCATAAATCCTTTACCCTGCAAATCCTGGATCAATTTACCCACTGCCTCACTCGATTTTCCCTTACCCATAATTACAGCCTGACCGGGGATAGTCCAGTCAACCAGGAGGATCCCATAACGGCGGACAACGGGGTCGCCGAGGAATCCGGTCCAGGGCTCAACATGCGGCCTTGCGCCATCAAGATATCTCAGGGCTTCAATAATTTCTGCCGAATAGGCGGCTGCTTCACCGCACAGACGGGCATTTTCGAAGGTAAGATCTTCGTGAATCTGGTTGCGCAGGCGGTTTAGGATCGGCGGAAGTTCGCCCAGCTTCTGAACGGCTTCGCCGCTTAGCGCCCTGATAACGGGCAGGTAGTAACCGGTATCGGGATACCCAACCGGTTTATCGGGACCAAAACGCTTAATGGCCTGGTTTAATAGTATTTCAGCATAGCTGGTGGCAATAACTGCGCCTTCATATGCTTTCTCAAATAGTTTTAACGGCGGATTTGACTCATCAACTGCGCCGTCGAATATCTCATCGAACGATTCTTTCCAGTCTCTGGTCAGAACACCATCACCTGTACTCATTGTTCGTGCCTCCTTTTAGCGATTTTTTACCATCCTGTGGACAGTTCAGTTTCGTATTTTTCAGCAGACTGTTTGTGTATCCTAAGTTTCCATGAACGCTCATCAAGGGCTGCAAGAATTTTTTCAGCAGCTTTTTCGGGATCTTCTTCCCAGATAAAGTAGCCGCCGTATACATCCTCAGCAATTTGAAGGGCAACTCCGTCAACGAGGGCACTGCCGGTAACTTCGGGGACAACCCCGACATGAGTCGGAATGCCCAGGGTTACACACCAGCTGCCGATTGATACAGCTTTTTCACTCATCGCTTCCGGTGCGGAGGCAACGAAGGGAACTTTCGGAACATCTACTTTCCACTGGCGGGCGAGAGCCGTTGTCAGGTCGTAAGCCCGGGTGTTATCAACACAGGATCCCATGTGGAAAACCAGCGGCAGTTTATCTTTTAGCTTGTCTTTATTGGCATCATTGAGCATGTGGATAAAGGATTTTAACCCTTCTCCGGCATATTCCTCAACTGCATCAGCATTCATCAGGCCAAGCTTGGCAGCTGTGCCGGCAGCACAACCTGTGGCAACCATGAGAACATTGTTTTTGGCCAATTCGGTAATGATTGTTGAATGGCTCTTGTCGTGAGGTACGCGCAGGTTGTTACATCCTGCAAAGAGGACCACGCCGCGAAGCTGGCCTGATTCCACTGCATCGGTAATCACTTTTATCGGTTCATCCGGGTTTACAGCGCCCAGAATTTCTTCCATCGCTTCCAGGCTGAAACCGGCTGTTACCTTATGCTTGATATCGGGTATATCGCAGCCTTTATCTTTCCTTTCTTTAAAAGCTTCAATAGCCAGGCTTATAACTTCGCGCGCTTTCTCAACAGCATGTTCTTCTGTAAAATCTACATGGTAGGAACCGGGGATTTTCGAATGTGACATAGTGGTGATAATCCTGGTGTGGTAGCAATCCGATACTGCCTTGATCCCGGGCATAATACACTGAACGTCAACGACCATGGCATCGATACCACCGGTCATGATCGGCAGCTCCTGGGACAGGAAGTTGGTCAGTACCGGCACTCCCTGGCGCATCAGTACCTCGTTACCGGTGCAGCAGATACCCATACATTTTACACCTTTAGCACCAGCTGCTTCGGCTTCTGCTTTCATATCGCGGGAAACCCGCACAATCATTTCACTTAGAAGCGGGTTGTGGCCGTGGAGAGCTATGTTGACCATCTCGGGATCGATGACCCCGAAGTTCGCTTCGGTGGTTACCGGTTTCGGAGTGCCGAAAAGAATATCGGAAAGATCTGTGCCGATATGCATGCAGATGTAATCGCAAAGGGATGTTTTCAGTCCCTGGAAGATCAGGTTAACCGGGTCGGCGTCGACGCCCATGTGGGTTTGTCCCATGGTTTCTGAGATAGTGGTATGAACTGAACGCGGCTGTATGTTGCAGGCATCGAATTTCTCCATCCGCTCGGGAACTACAGTCGTTTCCAACCACTTGCAGGGTTCTGGAGTAATTTTTGAGAAATCAGCTATAGCCTGCTGCAAAACAGCTTCCAGCAGCTGGTTATCATCTTTGCCTTCAACCTCGATTCCGAGTCTGCCGGCAACTCTCTTCAACTTTGCCGAATCCTCAACGCTGTAGTCAGGAGCCTTTCCCTCAAGAACCTCCATTAAAGCATAAAGCATATGACGGCTGTGATCGGCATGAGCGCCGGTTCCGCCGCTGATAGCCCTGATCAGGTTACGGGCAACAATTGTATAACCGTGAGCGCCGCAAATGCCTTTAGATGATTTTTTGGTAATACGGCAGGGGCCCTGGAGACATATCCGACAGCAGACGCCAGTGCGGCCGAAGTTACACTGGGGCTGCATTTTTACATAGCGATCGTAAGCAGTTTCAACCTGGCCGTTGCCGCTATTCTTGTCTATGACTGCCAAAGCTGCCGGGTCGATTGTCCTTCTATTGTCAATCTTTTTCTTCTCTTCGGACATTATCAGGTCTAACCTCCTTTAGATTTGTGAGAAAATTAAATTTTATAATCCTATCTGTCCCCTTGATACACATTTATTCTTTGATAAATAAATGGTTCGGTTAAAGCAAACTATTATACTGTAAGGTCACCTCCCGCAAGCCATCTTATATATTTTTTCAAGGCCGGGCAACAGGTCTTCCATGCTGGAGACCAGAGGTTCACCACGGCGAGCTCTCTCCAGAACCTGTTCTGAAAAAGGAATCATTCCAGCGAATCTTTCCGGTGGAAGTGAGGATTCGAGGTATGAGCGGTCTTCATCGTTGCGGATCTTATTACCCACGAATAAGACTTTTTCAATCTTTAAATCGGCCGAAAGGCGATCGACCGCCCTGGCGGTTGAAACACCTGCCCGGGTCGGCTCGACAACGACCAGCATCATTTTAACCCCGCGGGCAGTACCCCGGGTTAAGTGTTCTATACCGGCACTCATATCCAGAACCACTGCTTCCGGTCTATCAAGCAGCATTGTGGTCAGGATGGCATTGAGAAAAGAATTCTCCTTACAGTAGCATGCTGAACCACCCTGCTTCAGGGCTCCCATTTTGAGAAAACGGAGCACACCTTCCTGCAGGGTATAGTTTTCGAGAACATCGTCAACATTGGGGTTGAGATCGACTAAAGCGCCGCCTCCGGCGTTCTTGGCTTCGATTACTTCCTGAAGTTCAATCAGGGGACGCAGGTTCTCAAGTTTTTCAGGATCCAGCCCGAGGACAAGCCCAAGGTTGGCATCGGGGTCAGCATCGACTGCGAATACCGGCATCTGTTGAAGGGTAAAACAGCGCACCAACTGAGCAGACACCGTGGATTTACCGGCGCCGCCCTTGCCGGAAACAGCGATTTTCAAAAATGACACCTCTTTTTAGAGCAAAAAAATATACCCTATATAGTCATTGCCTTGTTCTATTCGACAAAACAGGTAAAAAATCCTTTGCATGCCTTAAAGTTGCTACATTCATAATATTTACACAAAACCCTCCCCGGAAGGAGGGTTTTGCAGATCTATTTCTTGCTGAAGACATAGTGTTCTTCTTCGTCCAAATTAACTTTAACTGTATCACCAGGAGCAATTTTCCCCTGCAGTAGCTCCTCGGAAATGCCGTCTTCGAGGCGGCGCTGAATGACCCTTCTGAGAGGGCGGGCACCAAACTTGGGATCAAAGCCCTCCCTGAGAAGCTTTACTTTCACATCGTCGGATACTTCGACATGCAGGTTAAACTCTTCGATACGCCTATTCAATTCATTGAGCATGATATCGACAATCTGACGAATATGCTCTTCACTGAGGGAATGGAAAACAATCAGATCATCGACCCGGTTTAAAAATTCGGGACGGAAGGTGCGTTTCAATTCATCCATGATCCGCTCCTTCATCTGTTCGTAATCGGCTTCTTCGCCGGATGCACCGAATCCCATGGCCGACTTATCGAGAAAAGTAGCTCCCACATTGGAGGTCATTATGACCACCGTGTTGCGAAAGTCAACGGTTCGTCCCTTTCCGTCAGTCAGGCGGCCGTCTTCAAGTATCTGAAGCAGCACGTTAAAGACATCAGGATGGGCTTTTTCCATCTCATCAAGCAGCAAAACAGAATAGGGTTTGCGGCGAACTTTTTCAGTCAACTGGCCGCCTTCATCGTAACCGACATATCCCGGAGGAGCGCCGATCAGCCTCGCGGCAGTATGCTTCTCCATATATTCCGACATATCGAGGCGGATGACTGAGTTTTCATCGCCGAAGAGCGCTTCAGCCAGAGCTCTTCCGAGCTCAGTTTTGCCTACACCGGTGGGACCGAGAAAGATGAATGAACCGATGGGCCGCTTCGGATCTTTCAAGCCGGCACGAGCCCGCCGGACAGCCCTGGCTACGGACTGCACAGCTTCATCCTGACCGATAACCCTTTTATGCAGGGTCTCCTCCAGTTTCAGCAACCGTTCTGATTCTTCTTCGGCAAGCTTTTTGAGGGGTATACCGGTCCAACTGGATACGATATAAGCAACATCTTCTTCACTCACCAGTGAGCGATCAGATGTACCGACTTTCTGTTCCCACTCTTTTTTTTGCTCGTCTAGTTCTTCCTGTAATTTATGTTCTTCATCCCGCAATTTGGCTGCTTTTTCGAATTCCTGATTGCGGATAGCAGCTTCCTTTTCAGTACGCAGGGCAAAGAGTTTTTCTTCAACGTCCTTCAAATCTGACGGTACCGTATAGTTGCGAATACGCACCCTTGATGCCGCTTCGTCGATCAGGTCAATCGCCTTATCCGGCAGGAAGCGATCCGAAATGTACCGGTCACCCAGGTTAACTGCCGCTTCGAGTGCCTCATCGGTAATTTTTACCTTGTGGTGTGCTTCATATCGATCGCGCAACCCCTTGAGAATTGCAATGCTTTCCTCGCGGGTCGGTTCACCGACCGTGATCGGCTGGAACCTTCGCTCAAGAGCCGGGTCTTTTTCAATATGCTTGCGGTATTCATCCAAGGTTGTTGCCCCGATGCACTGCAGTTCACCGCGGGCCAACGCCGGTTTCAGGATATTTGAAGCATCTATAGCCCCTTCAGCCGCACCGGCCCCAATCAGGGTGTGCAGCTCGTCGATGAAAACCATCACGTTGCCTGCCTGGCGCAGTTCAGTCATCAATTTACGGAGACGTTCTTCAAATTCACCACGGTATTTGGTTCCGGCAACAACAGCAGCCAGTTCTATGGTAACCAGTCTTTTGCCCCGGAGTATTTCAGGTACTTTACCTTCGACTATACGCTGGGCCAACCCTTCGGCAATCGCCGTCTTGCCCACACCGGGCTCGCCGATGAGGCAGGGGTTATTTTTGGTTCGGCGGCTGAGGATCTGGATAACCCGTTCGATCTCGTTTTCCCTTCCGATTACAGGATCCAGCTTACCTTCCTTGGCCAGTTTGGTGAGGTCACGTCCAAAAGCATCGACCGTCGGAGTCTGCGGGTCGGCTTTCTCACTTTCTGCAGCCCTGGATCCGCCTTCCTCTCCGCCCAACAGCTGGATTACTTCCTTGCGGGCCCGTTTAAGATCTATCCCCATATTCGCCAATACCTGGGCGGCTATGCCTTCACCTTCGCGGACCAACCCGAGCATCAGATGCTCGGTGCCGACGTAATTGTGCCCGAGATTCTGACTTTCTTCGATTGCGAGTTCGACGACCCGCTTGGCCCGCGGGGTATAGCTGATCCCCTGGTGAATTACCTTTTCACCCTTGGGAGTTATTCTTTCCACTTCATTTCTTACACTGTTTAAATCTACAGCCATGTTCTGGAGAGCCCGGGCAGCAATGCCTGAACCTTCACGAACCAGGCCTAAAAGCAGGTGTTCTGTACCGATAAAGTTGTGGTTAAGCCTTTTGGCTTCTTCCTGGGCCAAAACAAGCACCTGCTGGGCTCTTTCCGTAAATCTTCCAAACATAAACATCTATATCACCTCTTTTTATAATCTGAGTTCATCGCGTGTCAGGGGGACGGGGTACCTGACACATTAATTAAATTTTGCCGGGTAAAAAGTGTGTCAGGTACCCCGTCCCCTTGACACTTTAAAAAAGTTGTCAACAACCCCGTCCCCCTGACATTATTGGGAGCGTTCCAGGGCCTGCTTGATCCTGGCGGGGCGCTCAATATTTCTCTCTTCCCGGTTTAACTCCCTGCCTGTCATAAGCTGCAGGCAGCCGGGACGGATTAATACCAATAACTCATTTAAGAGTTTATGATCGACCGTTTTAATCAGGCCGAGATCATAACCGAGGCGCAGGTCGGAAATGAGTTGAATTGCTTCCTGGGAACTCATTACCTGGGCAAATTTCAGCAATCCCAGTGCCCGCCAGGCTTTATCGGCCAGATTGGCCCGTTTTTTATCGAGCAGGTTCTGCCTTGCATTCTTTTCCTGCTCAATCACCTGGCTAATTACGCTGGACAGGTTGCTGATAATTTCCTCTTCACTCTGGCCAAGAGTTACCTGGTTCGAAACCTGAACAAGGTTACCGATTATTTCCGAACCTTCACCGTAAAGTCCCCGAACGGCCAGGCCAACCTGGGAAAGTGCCCCAAGAATACGTCCGGTCTGCCTGGTTATAATCAGAGCCGGTAGGTGAAGCATCAAAGAAGCTCTAAGACCAGTTCCGATGTTAGTCGGGCAAGCAGTCAGGTAGCCATAACGCTCATCAAAGGCATAGTCGACTTCACTTTCAATCAGGTCATCATATTTTCCGGCTTCCTTCCAGGCTTCCTCAAGCTGCAATCCGGGTAAAATGGCCTGGATGCGCAGATGATCCTCTTCATTGATCATGATGCTAATCGCTTCGTCAGGTCTGAGCAGCAGCGCCCCGTGTTTGGACTCACCAGCCAGGAGGGGACTGATCAGATGTTTTTCAACCAGCGACTGCTTTTCCAGTATAGAAAGGTCTGCCATCGGCCAGTATGAAAACTCTTTAAATTCTTCTTTTTTACCGGTTGCCAAATGCATATCTTCCAGAATCCTGTTTCTTATATCATCAGCAGCGAGACAGGGAAAATGATATTTACGGACATTTCTGGCTATCCGAACTCGTGAACTGATCACCACGTCTGTATCGGGGCCGCCCGCTTCCATCCAACGGCTTAGAGTAAACTGAACCTGTTTCACTGGTTTTCTCCTTTTACTGTTCCGGTATCTATAATCTGTGCTTCCAGCTGGCGGATACGATCCCGCAAGACGGCGGCTTCTTCAAATTTTTCGTTCAAGACCTTCTGCTGCATATCTTCCTTAAGTTCGTCTATTTCCCGCAGGTAAAGCACTTTTGTTCTGATCCGGAACGGTATTTTGCCGCGGTGCGAACATCCGGCATGGATTTTACGCAGCAAAGGTTTCAGCTGTTCTTCAAAAGCGGTAAAACATTCACTGCAGCCGAGCCTGCCTACCTGGCTGAATTGGGCAAAAGTCAACCCGCAGGAAGGACACTGCAAACCGGGGAAAGATGAAGCTTCCCGGTTATTAAAGAGATTTTGGTTTAGTAAACCGGCAAAGAGCTGGTGCAAAGAAAATTTTGGCTCATAAGAGAAATCCAGTTCATCCCGGTCGTGGGCACAATGCTCGCACAGGAAGAGTTCAGTCTGTTTCCCATCTGAGCTCTTGATGATGTGAATTGTTGCTTC
Protein-coding regions in this window:
- the acsB gene encoding acetyl-CoA decarbonylase/synthase complex subunit alpha/beta: MSTGDGVLTRDWKESFDEIFDGAVDESNPPLKLFEKAYEGAVIATSYAEILLNQAIKRFGPDKPVGYPDTGYYLPVIRALSGEAVQKLGELPPILNRLRNQIHEDLTFENARLCGEAAAYSAEIIEALRYLDGARPHVEPWTGFLGDPVVRRYGILLVDWTIPGQAVIMGKGKSSEAVGKLIQDLQGKGFMIFLCNQVIEQAIEAGCKLGIDFIAFPVGNFTQIIHAVNYALRAGIAFGGIPPGERQNTRDYQRRRVRAFVLQLGEIDEVQVAAHFAAIFLGFPVITDQELPEDEQIPNWYVSNPNYDDLVQVAMEIRGIKLKILDIPVPITVGPAFEGEVIRKGDMRIEFGGGRTTAFELVEMVGEDDIEDGKIEVIGPEIDEAPEGGSLPLGIMVKIFGRKMQEDFEGVLERRIHYLINYGEGIWHMAQRDTIWMRISKDAAAKGFKIHHFGELLVAKFKDEFPSIVDRVQVTLITDAEKVEEGLAHARTFYAARDERLKGLTDESVEEFYSCILCQSFAPNHCCVVTPERLGLCGAVSWLDGKAAYEIDPTGPNRPIKKEGLVDETNGIWDSINEYVYNNTNRTIERCSMYSFMNDPMTSCGCFECIMAILPEANGVMITTREYGGDTPIGMTFSTLAGSCGGGVQTPGFMGHGRAYVLSKKFISADGGLGRLVWMPKELKDSLGDALRERAEEAGLGADFVEKIADETVGVTADEILPFLEEKGHPALTMDPLM
- a CDS encoding methyltetrahydrofolate cobalamin methyltransferase, with the translated sequence MIIIGERINGMFKDIAQAIKDRDPAPVQEWARKQEENGAHYLDLNVGPSSPDAVGAMKWLVEVTQEASSLPLCLDSTKYDAIEEGLKLCKQPAMINSVPAEMAKMERVFTMAAEYNSEVVGLAMNEEGIPKDADSRIALAAELVATADAFGISPDRLYIDPLVLPCNVAQDHGREVLRTLREIKFISDPAPMTVVGLSNVSQGTKNRELINRTFAVMAMANGLDAGIVDANDDELMAAIASARIILNMDIYCDSYIDVFKNRNR
- the cooS gene encoding anaerobic carbon-monoxide dehydrogenase catalytic subunit, which translates into the protein MSEEKKKIDNRRTIDPAALAVIDKNSGNGQVETAYDRYVKMQPQCNFGRTGVCCRICLQGPCRITKKSSKGICGAHGYTIVARNLIRAISGGTGAHADHSRHMLYALMEVLEGKAPDYSVEDSAKLKRVAGRLGIEVEGKDDNQLLEAVLQQAIADFSKITPEPCKWLETTVVPERMEKFDACNIQPRSVHTTISETMGQTHMGVDADPVNLIFQGLKTSLCDYICMHIGTDLSDILFGTPKPVTTEANFGVIDPEMVNIALHGHNPLLSEMIVRVSRDMKAEAEAAGAKGVKCMGICCTGNEVLMRQGVPVLTNFLSQELPIMTGGIDAMVVDVQCIMPGIKAVSDCYHTRIITTMSHSKIPGSYHVDFTEEHAVEKAREVISLAIEAFKERKDKGCDIPDIKHKVTAGFSLEAMEEILGAVNPDEPIKVITDAVESGQLRGVVLFAGCNNLRVPHDKSHSTIITELAKNNVLMVATGCAAGTAAKLGLMNADAVEEYAGEGLKSFIHMLNDANKDKLKDKLPLVFHMGSCVDNTRAYDLTTALARQWKVDVPKVPFVASAPEAMSEKAVSIGSWCVTLGIPTHVGVVPEVTGSALVDGVALQIAEDVYGGYFIWEEDPEKAAEKILAALDERSWKLRIHKQSAEKYETELSTGW
- a CDS encoding AAA family ATPase; protein product: MKIAVSGKGGAGKSTVSAQLVRCFTLQQMPVFAVDADPDANLGLVLGLDPEKLENLRPLIELQEVIEAKNAGGGALVDLNPNVDDVLENYTLQEGVLRFLKMGALKQGGSACYCKENSFLNAILTTMLLDRPEAVVLDMSAGIEHLTRGTARGVKMMLVVVEPTRAGVSTARAVDRLSADLKIEKVLFVGNKIRNDEDRSYLESSLPPERFAGMIPFSEQVLERARRGEPLVSSMEDLLPGLEKIYKMACGR
- the acsC gene encoding acetyl-CoA decarbonylase/synthase complex subunit gamma — its product is MGLTGLEIYKHLPKTNCKDCGSPTCLAFAMALASGKASLDACPHVTDEAKQALDSASAPPIKLVKVGTGDHVVELGEETEIFRHDKRFFHPTGVAVMISDTEDVAAKAEKFDGLKFHRVGMDYTTDMVAVKCDSGDAGKFKAAVETVAGKTQEVMILIADDPAVMEAGLAVVADRKPLVCAATADNYEKMTELAKSKGCPLVVRGKDLNETAELVEKVVALDYKELVIDSGARETSKVLADLTQFRRLAVRKKFRPFGYPAIAFTSKEDPREEVIQAGVYLSKYADVVVMKAAEKQQLLPLLSWRQNLYTDPQKPIAVEAKLYDIGDANENSPVYVTTNFSLTYFIVEGEVESSRIPSRILSVDTGGVSVLTAYADNKFSAETISEAIKKSGVEDKVNHRKLVLPGHVAVLKGALEEESGWEVIVGPREASGITKFSKENFA
- the cdhD gene encoding CO dehydrogenase/acetyl-CoA synthase subunit delta, with the protein product MAVEILKEKYRSTVGEVVLGATKDQGGTRSHTITVGGESALPYLHFEGEIPNRPVLALEVWDTAPEEWDPLFEKFYGDVWNDPGAWAKKCVEEFGADLIQIRLKGADPDIKDASAEDCVASVKKVLEAVGVPLIVVGCGKPEKDNTLYAPIAEAAAGENLLLGVAELENYKAVTSACMANQHNIIAQSPIDINICKQLNILIAEMSTAMANRIIIDPTIAALGYGIEYSYSIMERARNGALQGDKMLAMPMIGNVGLESWRAKEANTTAEDEPGWGEQEERGILWEATTAMAYLQSGIDIMVMRHPEALKIIKANIDDLMKDNSY